The genomic segment GAGTGAGAGTAGATGCCCTTGAGGGAGCAGTGTGGAGTGAGAGATGCCCTTGAGGGAGCAGTGTGGAGTGAGTAGATGCCCTTGAGGGAGCAGTGTGGAGTGAGTAGATGCCCTTGAGGGAGCAGTGTGGAGTGAGAGTAGATGCCCTTGAGGGAGCAGTGTGGAGTGAGAGTAGATGCCCTTGAGGGAGCAGTGTGGAGTGAGAGTAGATGCCCTTGAGGGAGCAGTGTGGAGTGAGTAGATGCCCTTGAGGGAGCAGTGTGGAGTGAGTAGATGCCCTTGAGGGAGCAGTGTGGAGTGAGAGATGCCCTTGAGGGAGCAGTGTGGAGTGAGAGATGCCCTTGAGGGAGCAGTGTGGAGTGAGAGTAGATGCCCGTGAGGGAGCAGTGTGGAGTGTGAGTAGATGCCCTTGAGGGAGCAGTGTGGAGTGTGAGTAGATGCCCTTGAGGGAGCAGTGTGGAGTGAGAGTAGATGCCCTTGAGGGAGCAGTGTGGAGTGAGAGATGCCCTTGAGGGAGCAGTGTGGAGTGAGTAGATGCCCTTGAGGGAGCAGTGTGGAGTGAGAGTAGATGCCCTTGAGGGAGCAGTGTGGAGTGAGTAGATGCCCTTGAGGGAGCAGTGTGGAGTGAGAGTAGATGCCCTTGAGGGAGCAGTGTGGAGTGAGTAGATGCCCTTGAGGGAGCAGTGTGGAGTGTGAGTAGATGCCCTTGAGGGAGCAGTGTGGAGTGTGAGTAGATGCCCTTGAGGGAGCAGTGTGGAGTGAGTAGATGCCCTTGAGGGAGCAGTGTGGAGTGAGAGTAGATGCCCTTGAGGGAGCAGTGTGGAGTGAGAGTAGATGCCCTTGAGGGAGCAGTGTGGAGTGAGTAGATGCCCGTGAGGGAGCAGTGTGGAGTGAGTAGATGCCCTTGAGGGAGCAGTGTGGAGTGTGAGTAGATGCCCTTGAGGGAGCAGTGTGGAGTGAGTAGATGCCCTTGAGGGAGCAGTGTGGAGTGAGTAGATGCCCGTGAGGGAGCAGTGTGGAGTGAGTAGATGCCCGTGAGGGAGCAGTCTCGCAATTTCTCCCTTATTGTTATATCCTGTTTTTAGGTCAGTTCATGGTTGAACTATGCAACTGAGAATTCAGCTGGTGTTGTGGTTCCAGGCTATGGATTGATAACCCCTGATACTGAGCAGACAACATGCGTCTCTTTCAAATCCGTTGCCTTGTAATATGGATCTTTTCTGACAATCAGTTAAACAACTGGTGTGCCAAATGGTTTCAAACTCCAAAGCCGATTTGTAAGGGTCACAGTAACACAGCAGGTGAACAGCAATGCACGATACAATAACATACCTGCGAAATGGCTCCTGGATCTCTTAGATCTGCAGTATACAGGGTTACACAACCAAGAATCCCCCTACCGTTAACAAAAAGATTGTGGACTGCAGCCCCCTGTAGGAAAATGTATGCAACAAGGACCAAATATTTATATCACAAGACTAGCCCTTGCATTGCAAAAGCTCAATCAGCTTTAAAACAATCCAGAATAATTTTAATAACTATGCACTTCAAACATAAATGTAAAGTATGAATTCCCTATAATTTGACACTTCTCTGTAATTGAAATGTGAACGTTTTTTGTATGGACAAAACACAATGTCCCGCATTACGTGTAGAATCTGATGTTCTGGAGAAGGGTTCTGTAAACGTGTGAAAAGGCCCTAAAATGGCTAGCGTGATGTGACTGTGACATGAGattattaatatattgtaaaaacagagaaatgaTTTCGTCCTATGTGAGAAATAAAGGGGACTCGGGCCATCACAGGCTATTGCAAATTCTGAATGCTGCCAAGTTGTGTCTGAAATAAGTATAAATTCTATAGGACTTTCTGGCCAACCTTTGATACGAACACAGAAAACGGTCACTGTTGTACTTATTGTCTCTTCTAAAACCGCTCACATTACTTTCATATTTTATAAAAcgtatttctgtttgttttgtacAATTCCCGAAAACTTGTGTGTAAAACTTTATTTGGGCATTGTTAACCTTTTATGAGAATGATGCAATGATCCTTACCGTTCATAACAACACTATGCAATACAATGCATTAAATGCAAGACAAAAACTACATAAACCacaagaacaaaataaacacagcGCCGAAACCCTGCACAAAAGGCATGCGCAAGTCCTCCTCAAGCGCATGCGTATTTGATTTATCAAGTGCGTCTCGCCTTTTGACTTCCTGGTTGTCGCAGGGAGTTTTGGGAATTGTCGTTTGCAAACGGTATTATCCAACTAATTCTTACGCGAATCCACGGCCTGTGGAACTACAATACCCAGCGACAAAAGCGAGAACACTGTTTTGATTTGATAAGGTACAGTCATCATTAAGAAGGGAAAGCCGGTAGATCATGTGTACTGAGGTGTTCCTAACCAGTTACATGAGTCCGAAGAGTATAGTTTGTTAAGAGGATGGCGGGGGAAATGTCAATACTAGGTAAGAATCATCTGCTGTGAGAATATTACTTTAACACCGCTAGATCTAATGGAAACGCTAAAAGCTTTGACCATTTGAGATGGACTAACTGAATTGTTTTCCTGATATTAATTGACTAAAAGGTACCAGACTCAGTCGAAACCAAAGAGCTACCATTTTGTATCTCCAAAATCTTAAAGCGATGTTCATATATTGTCTTTCTTGGCGACGTTTAGTAGCGGTTGGTTTGCAAAGATTTAGTTATTTGAATCCGCGTGATTGACGTATAAAAAAAACGCAGAGCTGATCAACAGAAGTTGATGGTTCTCGGTCGCTGAAAACACAGCTGATGTGGATGTCGTGTTTATCCAGAGCGATTTGCAATTCATAAGACAAACgcgatatacagtaaattaaaaactgtagtAGCCGCGAACCAGCTTACAGAGGGCAACACTAAGGAGTGAGTCTTCTCAGAAACTGAGGTACAGTATTGCACTGTCTCTCATCCTGGTCCTCGGTTGCGCCTGTCTGTGCTCGGGTTTGTTTCAGCCGGTCCACTTGGTTGTCTtgttacacttttttttaactgttgtcTTTAAAATATCCGTTTAAACGCATTATTTCTAACGATTCGAGCGCACACAACTTTAAGTCTCTCGCCGACTTGTTAATTATAAATAAGGAAGCGAGTTAATTAACAAGTTCTTAATAAGAGGCCAGCTGATGATGAACACACACATGGGAATCGGGCTGAATCAGACAACTTGCACGCTAAATCGAGATTATTCCTTCTGCTTTTGTCACGTCGGTGATATTTCAGCTGAACAccacatttgattaaaaaaagccTTCAAATAGAAAGTTGGCAATTCAGAAGTTGGAACAAAAACGACAATGGAAGGTTGGAGAAACACTGCTGTGGAGCAAAGAAAGATACAGACAAGCTGCCAAGTATTGTTTTAAAGCATATTTAGGAAACGGTTGTCAGGTGAGGAATCCAGTGGTTTGATCCTTCAGTGAGGAATACAAGGTGCAGCATTGACAGGTTAGTTTCTTGTTTAATTCCTGGCACCTGGAGTGAGATACAACACATGTAGTTGCATTCAGacgttgtatttttttcatgaaattTCAGTTCTGAAGTTTTGACTGCTTTTGCCCTGTTTTACTGTGAAAAGGGTGAGGTTGCAGGAAGTTGTATGTTTCATCCCTGGTGCACAGGGACAAGAGGAGGAGAAGCAGAGCTCGACTGCTGCCCAGCTGGCCTGGCTGAACTGACCTGAACCTGATAAGCACAGGATCAATAGGCCAGATGTCTCCAGTGATGTTGATATTGGTGTAAAAAGGTCACTTTTTTTGTCCCGTGGTTTGGAATGTCTTCCAGGGTCGGCAGTCCTAGCCCTTTTCCTGGCTGGGTACTTGGGCCAGCAGTATTTGCCACCTCCAAAACCCAGAGTGATTGGGCTGGACCTGGGCACGACGTTCTGCTCCGTGGGGGTGTTCCACCCTGGAGTGGGGGACGTGGAGGTGATCGGGGATGAGGAGGGGCGGAAGAGCATCCCCAGTGTCGTGTCCTTCTCCCCCTCGGGAATCCATGCTGGATACGAGGCGCAGGAGCTGGCTGACGCCAACCCTTACAACACCATCTACGATGCCAAGAGGTTCATTGGCAAGCTTTTTAAACCCGAGGAGCTGGAACGAGAGGGCGCTCAATACCAGTTTAAGGTAGATCTCACAACGTCACTtcttgtgtgctgtgtgtgatgtGGCTTCGCATGAATGAGCAGGGAGGACACCGTTTCACCTCCTGATTGTTACAGCAGTGATGCACGAGAATTATTGTCAATAACGCATGACACATGCGATTGGAGCCGTAATCAgaatattaaaattgaaaaatgtaacaaaatacagaaatctttgcatttttaatattttaatacaaattgGCTCATATTGTCAGGTCTTCACATTTCATCCTTTTCCTAAGAACCGGCAGATAATGTTGCACAAGTGATGCCAGAGCAGCATGAGCTTGTCGGATGACAGTGATTAGCTCTAGAAGATGACAAGAAAGCTCTTATTATGTGCCTTTTCAAAAGCTGGTGGTGTCTTCTAGGTGGTATACAACAACAGGAGTGCAGAGTTCTCAATATCAACCAATCGCACGTTCACAGTCACTCCGGAGTTCATCGGCTCTCGCCTCCTGCTGAAAATGAGGAAGATGGCGGAGAAGCAGCTGGGAGTTCCCATCACTAAGGCCGTCATCTCCGTGCCTGCAGAGTTTGACGAGAGACAGAGGAACTATACCATCAGGGCAGCCAACCTTGCAGGTAGCTCTTCAGATCTCCTTCTTTCCTTTCCTGACGAACGCATCTCATAAAAGACCttgcaaatgcaaaatattGCCTTAAAATATGGCGCTCCCTGGTGTGAATCTGAGAATAGCTGAGaagaataattgcttacacttctgtagcacttttctggacactccaatcaaagcactttacaggtaatggggtctcccctccaccaccaccagcgtgcagccccacctggatgatgcgatggcagccatagtgcgccagaacgcccaccacacatcagctattagtggggaggagagcagagtgatgaagccagttcagaggtggggattattaggaggccatgattggtaagggcaaaAGGGGTAACAACTgttctctttttgagaaacaccctggggtttttaatgactacggagagtcaggacctcggttttacgtctcacacgaaggatggtgcctttttacagtatagtgtccccgtcgctatactggggtattaggacccagaCAGAGGGGTGAGtgcccctactggcccctctaatacCTGTTCCAGCACCAGCTTTAGTTTTTCCCGGGACGCCTGCTATGTagttactgaccaggctcacccctgctgagcttcagtgagttgcagagtgatatagctTTTCCTGAAGTTAAAGAAGAAGATAAGGAATGGTTTAGACATAAGTGTTTATTAAACTGTAGTGAATCACAACTTCAGCTTGGTCTGTGTGCATAACCTGCCTCGTGTCTGGCTTTGTTAGGTCTGGGCGTCCTGCGGGTGATCAACGAGCCCACTGCTGCCGCCATGGCGTATGGGCTCCACAAGGCCGATGTCTGCAGTGTGCTGGTGGTGGACCTGGGCGGAGGGACCCTCGATGTGTCCTTGCTGAACAAGCAGGGGGGCATGTTCCTCACAAGGGCCATGGCAGGTAGGATGATTGTGGAGGATTTGCAGAAAGCTTAAAGAAAGCTGTGGCGCGTGCCCTGGTGGCTTTCCTCTTGTCCGGTTGTGTCGTAGCTCTGCCTGTGACTTACTGGTTTTGCAAACTCGGGAACGGCAGTGTGCTTCCTCTGTTCCATGTGGTGTTAGTCGCTCACTGACCCGCGGTCTTGTTCTGACACTGCGCAGGGAATAACAAGCTGGGGGGCCAGGACTTCAACCAGCGGCTGCTGCAGTACGTGGAGCAGCGAGTCCGCCAGCGGCACGGGGCCCTTCCGTCGCGCAAGCAGGACAGGCACCAGCTCCGGCAGGCCGTGGAGCGGGCCAAGCTCAGCCTGACCCTCCAGCCCAGCGCCGTGCTGCGGGCCCGGCTCGGGCACGAGGCCGGGGGCGTCCTGTTCGAGGAGCTGATCACCAGGGAGCTCTTCGAGCAGCTGAACGTAGACCTCTTCCAGAAGATCCTCACCCCCATCGAGGAGGTGCTGAGGGAGGGCCAGCTGGACAAAAGGGAAGTAGACGAGATCGTCCTGGTTGGGGGCTCAACCAGAATTCCCCGGATTCGCCAGCTCATCCGCGAGTTTTTCGGGAAGGAGCCCAACACCTCTGTGGACCCAGACCTGGCGGTGGTGACTGGTGTGGCGATTCAGGCGGGGATAATGGGCGGCTCCTGGCCACTGCAGGTCAGCGCTATCGAAATACCCAACAGGCACTTACGCAAGACGAACTTCAACTGATgtccttatttatttttattgttcccGGACGCCATCTCGGCTTTCCCCAGGATCACCGTGCATGTTCCTACAGGCCGAGCTGTTCCTGATAAGTAGTGTTTGCTTTGTACGGCAtttgaattaaaagaaaacatgaacCAGCTTACCAGCTCACTTCAGAACCATGTCATTCCAGATAGTTatgagtttgttttaaaaatggtcAGTCCGTGCTGAGGAATAAACTCAcaggttttattaaaaaatgcaaaaagatttGTAAGTACAGCTTGAGTCCCCGAGCGTCACGGAGACGTATCGAAatgattttaacttttaaaatgctccCTCGTCGTACCTGCTGAACTTCCAGAGCAAGGCCTGGGGTGAAAGCCTTGTGTTATATTTCTGTAATAATGTTCTGGCCAGAGGGAGAGGACAGATCCCCCTGCCCAGGGGACATCTGCACCCGAGGGACAGATCTGCGATGTTGTGGGTATTTGGGTGCATGAAGGATCTTTCGTGGGATCAAATTCTGTGTTAATGAAAACAGAATTCTGCCAGACAGTTTTTTGATGATCGATATGTACTTACAGTAACTCTGCCACTGAGTTTCCGTAATTGTGCTTTTCCTGAGGGAGTAAAGTGACTGCATTTCTCACTAAAACTGGTGAGGAAGAGGAAACAAATAGTAAACTGTTAAGCGGTTTTGAAGCTTTCAGACATATGCTAAAGGACCCCTGGACCGAGGTACTCCTACCCCACCCTGGTGTTTTGCTGTGGGGCTTTTATAAGGTGCAGCAATTTGCTACTTTTCACTTAAAAACTCACTGGGAAGATATTTGGTTGTTGCTTGCAGGTCTATGGTTTAAAATCCAAAAAGAGCTTTTATTTATAACTGTGTGGACATCTCATTCCAtcctctgctctcactgtccCATCTTTGGTGTCTTCTTGAAAAAGAAGCTttagctccccctgctggcgaCCTAACTCCTGTGAACTCAGAGCTGCAGAAGACTGAGACTGAGTGCATTTCATCAAACCTAAGAAAgtgttttaatttgctttatgcTTTTGTTGCACAATTGTATAAAAGGAAAGCCTAAACGTATGCAGCAGTCAAACTGGTGATTTTGTGTAAGCGACAATGTGCACTCCGACCTTATTTGCAAGCAAATTCAGAGAACTGCAGTAAACGTGGAATACATTGTTAAACTGCCCGAGTGCAGGTCAGTTACTTAATGGGGTAGGATGCCGCTGTCTCTTAAAGAGCAAACTTCACCCTGAACAtgaaaacaagacagaatatcCCTCACTAAATGGACAGCTAAGCTGCGGCTCTTAAGGAATCATTTAACCTGTTCATGCCATAAAGTAAACTGGTGTCCTTACTGTACAGGGAATAACTACAAAAAGAGTGCCTTTTTTTAGTCTTTTCAAGAATAGTAGGGTTAATACTTCAACCTTCAATCTAGGTTGGGGTAAACAGTGTAACCTTACCACACAGAGTGACGGAGGTTTCACCATGGAACTTTTTTCCAGCATACTTGACAGGAGAAATGGGACCAGTCTTGTCATTCTCCTTTG from the Lepisosteus oculatus isolate fLepOcu1 chromosome 5, fLepOcu1.hap2, whole genome shotgun sequence genome contains:
- the hspa13 gene encoding heat shock 70 kDa protein 13 produces the protein MAGEMSILGSAVLALFLAGYLGQQYLPPPKPRVIGLDLGTTFCSVGVFHPGVGDVEVIGDEEGRKSIPSVVSFSPSGIHAGYEAQELADANPYNTIYDAKRFIGKLFKPEELEREGAQYQFKVVYNNRSAEFSISTNRTFTVTPEFIGSRLLLKMRKMAEKQLGVPITKAVISVPAEFDERQRNYTIRAANLAGLGVLRVINEPTAAAMAYGLHKADVCSVLVVDLGGGTLDVSLLNKQGGMFLTRAMAGNNKLGGQDFNQRLLQYVEQRVRQRHGALPSRKQDRHQLRQAVERAKLSLTLQPSAVLRARLGHEAGGVLFEELITRELFEQLNVDLFQKILTPIEEVLREGQLDKREVDEIVLVGGSTRIPRIRQLIREFFGKEPNTSVDPDLAVVTGVAIQAGIMGGSWPLQVSAIEIPNRHLRKTNFN